A window from Microbacterium ginsengiterrae encodes these proteins:
- a CDS encoding formate/nitrite transporter family protein, giving the protein MSYVKPAELVTRMVDAGAYKLRLSARDTLIRAFMGAALLTLAAAFAVTVSTNTGQPLLGALLFPVGFVILYLFGFDLLTGVFTLGPLAVLDRRPGASVGAMFRNWGLVFVGNFGGAFMVAVLMAIYFTYGFSAEPSAVGLAIGEIGHGRTVGYADHGAAGMLTLFIRGVLCNWMVSTGVVLSMISDNVVAKIIAMWMPIMLFFYMGFEHSIVNMFLFPSGLLLGADFTIMDYLIWNEIPTVVGNLVGGLLFVALPLYVTHGRPTARRVRAGKRAATPGTQVSAAAEARTGSSATTTADTEREPVSVA; this is encoded by the coding sequence TCCGCCAGGGACACCCTCATCCGCGCCTTCATGGGTGCGGCGCTGCTGACCCTGGCCGCCGCATTCGCGGTGACGGTGTCGACCAACACCGGGCAACCGCTGCTCGGGGCACTGTTGTTCCCCGTCGGGTTCGTGATCCTCTACCTGTTCGGGTTCGATCTGCTCACCGGCGTGTTCACGCTCGGCCCGCTCGCGGTGCTCGACCGGCGCCCCGGGGCCAGCGTCGGGGCGATGTTCCGGAACTGGGGCCTGGTGTTCGTCGGCAACTTCGGCGGCGCGTTCATGGTCGCCGTCCTCATGGCGATCTACTTCACGTACGGGTTCTCCGCTGAGCCGAGCGCCGTGGGTCTGGCGATCGGTGAGATCGGACACGGTCGCACCGTCGGCTACGCCGATCACGGTGCTGCCGGCATGCTGACGCTCTTCATCCGCGGCGTGCTGTGCAACTGGATGGTCTCGACGGGTGTCGTGCTCTCGATGATCTCGGACAACGTCGTGGCGAAGATCATCGCGATGTGGATGCCGATCATGCTGTTCTTCTACATGGGCTTCGAGCACTCCATCGTGAACATGTTCCTGTTCCCCTCCGGCCTGCTTCTGGGTGCCGACTTCACGATCATGGATTACCTCATCTGGAACGAGATCCCGACCGTCGTCGGCAACCTCGTCGGCGGCCTGCTCTTCGTCGCCCTTCCGCTCTACGTCACGCACGGCCGTCCGACGGCGCGCCGGGTCCGCGCCGGGAAGCGCGCGGCGACGCCGGGCACGCAGGTGTCCGCGGCTGCCGAAGCTCGGACCGGCTCCTCCGCCACCACCACTGCCGATACGGAGCGCGAGCCGGTCAGCGTCGCCTGA
- a CDS encoding sirohydrochlorin chelatase — MTALVACSHGTSDVAGRAAISSVIDDVRTLLPDVRVVSAVVDVEQPQIDEVLAREAVDDVVVVPVLLSVGYHTSVDISEAVGAHPRARQADPLGTHPLIADILVDRLAAALPDGWRDGDHVVLAAAGSSNPAAAQDVDLVAERLRTRVPAPVTVGFASASTPRVADAVAAARSAGARRVIAASHLLAPGFFAGLIRSAGPDVVTAPLAPDPRIARIITDRFRAMPR, encoded by the coding sequence ATGACGGCGCTCGTCGCATGTTCGCACGGGACATCGGATGTGGCGGGACGCGCCGCGATCTCCTCGGTCATCGACGACGTGCGGACTCTTCTTCCTGATGTGCGCGTCGTCTCCGCGGTCGTCGACGTGGAGCAGCCGCAGATCGACGAGGTGCTGGCGCGGGAGGCCGTCGACGATGTCGTCGTCGTCCCCGTGCTGCTGTCGGTCGGGTACCACACGAGTGTGGACATCTCCGAGGCGGTCGGTGCGCATCCCCGCGCTCGTCAGGCCGATCCTCTCGGCACGCATCCCCTCATCGCGGACATCCTCGTCGACCGGCTCGCCGCAGCCCTTCCCGACGGCTGGCGCGATGGCGACCATGTGGTCCTCGCCGCGGCCGGATCGAGCAATCCCGCCGCAGCGCAGGACGTGGACCTCGTCGCCGAGCGGCTGCGCACACGGGTGCCTGCACCGGTGACCGTCGGCTTTGCCTCCGCGTCGACACCGCGCGTCGCCGATGCCGTGGCCGCCGCCCGATCGGCGGGAGCGAGGCGGGTCATCGCGGCGAGCCACCTGCTCGCCCCTGGGTTCTTCGCCGGGCTCATCCGCAGCGCCGGTCCCGATGTCGTCACGGCGCCGCTGGCCCCGGACCCCCGCATCGCGCGGATCATCACCGATCGTTTCCGTGCGATGCCCCGGTGA
- a CDS encoding uroporphyrinogen-III synthase, whose amino-acid sequence MTAHRVLESALVGCTIVVAADRRAGDLATALERRGAHVYRAPALTIVPNVDDRELMRRTRALIADPPDTMVVTTGVGFRGWMDAADENGLADALSGALRATQFIARGPKAHGAIQQAGFVADWVAESETAAEVGEYLRSMPMTGRRVAIQHHGAGADGLDDLITAAGADLVSLTVYRWGPPPDPRIVERSVVEAATGAVDAVLFTSAPAASEWIRAAERRASLAAIRRRARTARLLLAAVGPITAAPLRDADLRATLAERGRLGSLARCVIGFFGADGAAPALRTSFGRLSMRSGGVVIDGEFFPLSPAGTSLIGALFDAAGGVLSREEIAARAPRAGQNAHAVEMAVARVRDALGEADVVQTVVKRGYRLAVEEYV is encoded by the coding sequence GTGACCGCGCATCGCGTCCTCGAATCCGCCCTGGTGGGATGCACGATCGTCGTGGCCGCCGATCGGCGCGCCGGCGACCTCGCGACGGCGCTCGAACGCCGGGGAGCCCACGTCTACCGGGCGCCGGCTCTCACGATCGTCCCGAACGTCGACGACAGGGAGCTGATGCGTCGGACCAGGGCCCTCATCGCGGACCCACCGGACACCATGGTCGTCACGACGGGGGTCGGCTTCCGCGGCTGGATGGATGCCGCCGACGAGAACGGACTCGCCGACGCGCTCTCCGGTGCGTTGCGCGCGACGCAGTTCATCGCCCGCGGGCCCAAGGCGCACGGCGCGATCCAGCAGGCGGGTTTCGTGGCCGACTGGGTCGCGGAGTCGGAGACCGCGGCGGAAGTGGGGGAGTACCTCCGCTCCATGCCGATGACCGGTCGCCGGGTGGCGATCCAGCATCATGGTGCGGGCGCGGACGGCCTGGACGACCTCATCACCGCCGCCGGTGCGGACCTGGTGAGCCTCACCGTCTACCGGTGGGGCCCTCCTCCGGATCCCCGGATCGTCGAACGCTCCGTCGTCGAGGCCGCCACGGGGGCGGTGGATGCCGTGCTCTTCACGTCGGCACCGGCCGCGTCCGAGTGGATACGCGCGGCCGAGCGCCGCGCGTCGCTCGCCGCGATCCGGCGCCGTGCCCGCACGGCGAGGCTGCTGTTGGCCGCGGTGGGACCGATCACAGCGGCGCCACTGCGGGACGCGGACCTGCGGGCGACGCTCGCCGAGCGCGGCAGGCTCGGGTCCCTGGCACGATGCGTGATCGGATTCTTCGGCGCCGACGGTGCCGCCCCCGCTCTCCGCACGAGCTTCGGTCGACTGTCGATGCGCAGCGGCGGAGTCGTCATCGACGGCGAGTTCTTCCCGCTCTCACCGGCGGGGACGAGCCTGATCGGGGCTCTGTTCGACGCCGCGGGCGGCGTCCTCTCCAGGGAGGAGATCGCCGCGAGGGCCCCCCGCGCCGGACAGAACGCGCACGCTGTCGAGATGGCCGTGGCCCGCGTACGGGACGCGCTGGGAGAGGCCGACGTGGTCCAGACCGTCGTGAAACGCGGCTATCGCCTCGCCGTCGAGGAGTACGTATGA